A portion of the Pseudomonas protegens CHA0 genome contains these proteins:
- the ofaA gene encoding orfamide A non-ribosomal peptide synthetase OfaA, protein MNAGPVQARGLPLTAGQRDIWLDQLSRGDSPLYNIGGYAVLKGPFRPELMQRTVELLVDKHDVLRTVLSLEGSVDGLPLQHFDRQWPVELVFHDLSAAADPLAAAQAQIRRQMQQAFKLDGERLCRFSLFRVGPEHHLMEVEAHHLILDGWGFAQLSQSLGGLYSALASGEEPQATAPSFVDFIEDDARYHQSSRYARDRDYWLDKYQSLPEPVLRPRYRPAADAATPGATLVQAFPAALHERMKALGKSTGASAFHVLLAALHVYFTRTLQRDEWVLGMPVLNRPNAAFKVTLGSFTQVSAVRMDFGRELSFEALVGAVRDVLKQDFRHQRFPLSELNRALGLLREDRAQLFELSLSYELEDLDYRYGEAAASSVKVSNRHEPTPLAIHLRSNSFDDSAWMHYVYDSAYFQPEEIEALAARLLHVLEQGLDNVQLPVARFSLLPAAELRRLQAWNANEQPAAAEQRIHARVAAWARRTPQAIALVAQGQALSYEQLDRRANALALHLRELGVGPDARVAIVARRSPETLVGLLAILKAGAGYVPLDPAHPAERLAFLLHDSAPRAVLTQGALRQCLPTLNVPLIDLDNGQWLDGPGEIAEAAGLTAEHLAYVIYTSGSTGQPKGVMVEHQSLSNLVDWHGRAFDLQAGSHTSCLAGFGFDAMAWEVWPALCAGATLHLAPVSDGPEELDRLLAWWRAQPLEVSFLPTPVAEYALSQQLGHPTLRTLLIGGDRLRQLPADPGFAVINNYGPTEATVVATSGAIEAGQALHIGRPIANTRIYLLDEQQQLLPIGVPGELYVGGGGVARGYLNRDGMNAGRFLADPFSDRPGARMYRSGDLARWREDGSLEYLGRNDDQVKIRGLRIELGEIETRLGDHPAVREALVQARDGQLLAWFIPRQAVTALQLREFLRQQLPEYMLPMAYVPLDAWPLTGNGKLDRRALPAPGPEDLISRAYEAPQGPLEITLAGLWSELLQVEQVGRHDHFFELGGHSLLALQLIQRMAQAGLQADVRVLFGQPTLASLAAAVSTGQVVEVPANRIPPDCQRITPAMLPLVELDQDSIDRVVACIPGGAANVQDIYPLAPLQEGLLYHHMTAARDPYQQHALFAFARREDLDAFALALQAVIERHDILRTSLVWDVLEQPLQVVWRQARLTVQEWQAGPGGHVAERLREHFDPQHNPLDIRQAPMLALAWAEDRANGRWIGLLRFHHLVNDATSTAVLLAEIAAHVQGWQASLAPAYAYRDYVARTRQGQAAHKAFFEAGLGTVDEPTLAFELQERPGEHLDLQHASGLLEAELGQRLRTQVRQLGVSAASLFHLAWALVLGRTSGREDVLFGSVLLGRLQAGAGADRALGMFINTLPLRLELAGLTVAEGLGQAQQRLSALLAHEQAPLSLAQRCSAVAAPTPLFNALLNYRHNLGGDLLQGLPGVELLSSEEVLSYPLMLAVDDLEPGFRLGCRAPWRIGAQRLLGYLNTALEALVLALEQAPQTPLHSLSILPPVESRYLLQTLNATRSQYPRELTLHALFEAQVRRTPEAIALQAGARQLSYRQLNQRANQLAHYLREQGVGPDVRVGLCVQRSPELLIGLLGILKAGGAYVPLDPDYPLERLRYLVQDSQPLAVLVHQPTRELLGPLPLSLIDFDRSTWEQAPQHDPVVAGLTVSHLAYVIYTSGSTGTPKGVMVEHRGLGNLMHWSSQLCGERARGTLLQKAPFSFDGSVWELFWPLVTGMRLLLARPDGQRDPLYLAQLVREEQVSMIKFVPAMLLQFLQLEEAGQCHSLTDVFCGGGELTEAIARLFRQRLPGARLHNVYGPTEATVDSSAWTLEPGAAVPQVQLPIGKAITNTRLYVLDAHDQPVPQGVSGQLHIGGVGVARGYLGLPQLQAERFIDSPFVAGDRLYRSGDRVRYNADGDLEFLGRNDFQVKLRGLRLELGEIEARLASHPALREVAVLMRGERLVAYFSLHPGVAAPGIEALRAHVLERLPEYMVPAAYVQLAALPLSANGKLARDALPEPGLEAVLSRDFEPPQGPLETTLARLWAEVLQVERVGRHDHFFELGGHSLLAVSLVARMRQEGLHADARLLFSQPTLAALAAHTLGQLQRLEIPATTIPQLKRQRRL, encoded by the coding sequence ATGAACGCCGGTCCGGTACAGGCCCGGGGCCTGCCGCTGACCGCCGGGCAGCGCGATATCTGGCTCGACCAACTGAGCCGGGGCGACTCGCCGCTGTACAACATCGGCGGCTATGCCGTGCTCAAGGGGCCGTTCCGGCCCGAGCTGATGCAGCGCACCGTGGAGCTGCTGGTGGACAAGCACGACGTGCTGCGCACGGTGCTGTCCCTGGAGGGCAGCGTCGACGGCCTGCCCTTGCAGCACTTCGACCGGCAGTGGCCGGTGGAGCTGGTGTTCCATGACCTGTCCGCGGCGGCCGATCCGCTGGCGGCGGCCCAGGCGCAGATCCGCCGGCAGATGCAGCAGGCGTTCAAGCTCGACGGCGAACGGCTGTGCCGCTTCTCGCTGTTCCGGGTGGGCCCCGAGCATCACCTGATGGAAGTCGAGGCCCATCACCTGATCCTCGACGGCTGGGGGTTCGCCCAGCTGTCCCAGTCCCTGGGCGGGCTCTACAGCGCCCTGGCCAGCGGCGAGGAGCCCCAGGCCACGGCGCCGTCCTTTGTCGACTTCATCGAGGACGACGCCCGCTACCACCAGTCCAGCCGCTATGCGCGGGACCGCGACTACTGGCTGGACAAGTACCAGAGCCTGCCGGAGCCGGTGCTGCGCCCGCGCTACCGGCCCGCCGCCGACGCCGCGACCCCGGGGGCGACCCTGGTCCAGGCGTTCCCCGCGGCCTTGCACGAACGCATGAAGGCCCTGGGCAAGAGCACCGGGGCCTCGGCCTTTCATGTGCTGCTGGCGGCGCTGCATGTGTACTTCACCCGCACCCTGCAACGGGACGAATGGGTCCTGGGCATGCCGGTGCTGAACCGCCCCAATGCGGCCTTCAAGGTGACCCTGGGTTCCTTCACCCAAGTCAGCGCGGTGCGCATGGACTTCGGCCGCGAACTGAGCTTCGAGGCCCTGGTGGGGGCGGTGCGCGATGTACTGAAACAGGACTTCCGCCATCAGCGCTTTCCCCTGAGCGAACTCAACCGCGCCCTCGGCCTGCTGCGCGAAGACCGCGCGCAGCTGTTCGAGCTGTCGCTGTCCTACGAACTGGAAGACCTGGACTACCGCTACGGCGAGGCGGCGGCCTCGTCGGTGAAAGTCTCCAACCGCCACGAGCCCACGCCCCTGGCCATCCACCTGCGCAGCAACAGCTTCGATGACAGCGCCTGGATGCACTACGTCTACGACTCGGCGTATTTCCAGCCCGAGGAAATCGAGGCCCTGGCCGCGCGCCTGCTGCATGTGCTGGAGCAGGGGCTGGACAATGTGCAACTGCCGGTGGCCCGCTTCTCCCTGCTGCCTGCCGCCGAGCTGCGCCGCTTGCAGGCCTGGAACGCCAACGAACAGCCAGCCGCCGCCGAACAGCGGATTCACGCCCGGGTCGCAGCCTGGGCCCGGCGCACGCCCCAGGCCATTGCCCTGGTCGCCCAGGGCCAGGCCCTCAGCTATGAACAGCTCGACCGCCGGGCCAACGCCCTGGCCCTGCACCTGCGCGAGCTGGGAGTGGGGCCGGATGCGCGGGTGGCCATCGTCGCCCGGCGCAGCCCGGAAACCCTGGTGGGGCTGCTGGCGATTCTCAAGGCCGGCGCGGGCTATGTACCCCTGGACCCGGCCCATCCGGCTGAGCGCCTGGCCTTCCTGCTGCACGACAGCGCGCCGCGGGCGGTGTTGACCCAGGGCGCCCTGCGCCAGTGCCTGCCGACGCTGAACGTGCCGCTGATCGACCTCGACAACGGCCAGTGGCTGGACGGCCCGGGCGAGATTGCCGAGGCCGCCGGGCTGACCGCCGAGCACCTGGCCTACGTGATCTACACCTCCGGCTCCACCGGCCAGCCCAAGGGCGTGATGGTGGAGCACCAGAGCCTGTCGAACCTGGTGGACTGGCATGGCCGGGCTTTCGACCTCCAGGCTGGCAGCCACACCTCATGCCTTGCCGGTTTCGGCTTCGATGCCATGGCCTGGGAAGTCTGGCCGGCCCTGTGCGCCGGGGCGACCCTGCACCTGGCGCCGGTCAGCGACGGCCCCGAGGAGCTGGACCGCCTGCTGGCCTGGTGGCGCGCCCAGCCGCTGGAGGTGAGCTTTCTGCCGACCCCGGTGGCCGAGTACGCCCTCAGCCAGCAACTGGGCCACCCGACCCTGCGCACCTTGCTGATCGGCGGCGACCGCCTGCGCCAGTTGCCTGCTGACCCCGGGTTTGCCGTGATCAACAACTACGGCCCCACCGAGGCCACGGTGGTCGCCACTTCCGGGGCCATCGAGGCCGGGCAGGCCCTGCATATCGGCCGGCCCATCGCCAATACCCGGATCTACCTGCTGGATGAACAGCAGCAACTGCTGCCCATCGGCGTGCCCGGCGAGCTCTATGTGGGCGGTGGCGGGGTGGCCCGGGGTTACCTCAACCGCGATGGGATGAACGCCGGACGCTTCCTTGCGGACCCCTTCAGCGACCGTCCCGGCGCGCGCATGTACCGCAGCGGCGACCTGGCTCGCTGGCGGGAGGACGGCAGCCTGGAATACCTGGGGCGCAACGACGATCAGGTGAAGATCCGCGGCCTGCGCATCGAGCTGGGGGAAATCGAGACCCGCCTGGGGGATCACCCGGCAGTGCGCGAGGCGCTGGTCCAGGCCCGGGACGGCCAGTTGCTGGCCTGGTTCATTCCGCGCCAGGCGGTCACGGCCCTGCAACTGCGGGAATTTCTGCGCCAGCAGTTGCCGGAGTACATGTTGCCCATGGCCTACGTACCGCTCGACGCCTGGCCGCTGACCGGCAACGGCAAGCTGGACCGCCGGGCGCTGCCGGCGCCGGGGCCCGAGGACCTGATCAGCCGCGCCTACGAGGCGCCCCAGGGCCCGCTGGAAATCACCCTGGCCGGGCTCTGGAGCGAGCTGCTGCAGGTGGAGCAGGTGGGCCGCCACGATCACTTCTTCGAACTGGGCGGACATTCGCTGCTGGCCCTGCAACTGATCCAGCGCATGGCCCAGGCCGGCCTGCAGGCCGATGTGCGGGTGCTGTTCGGCCAGCCGACCCTGGCCAGTCTCGCTGCGGCGGTGAGCACCGGGCAGGTCGTCGAGGTCCCGGCCAACCGCATTCCGCCCGACTGCCAGCGCATCACCCCGGCGATGCTGCCCTTGGTGGAGCTGGACCAGGACAGCATCGACCGGGTGGTGGCCTGCATCCCCGGCGGCGCTGCCAATGTGCAGGACATCTACCCCCTGGCGCCGTTGCAGGAGGGCCTGCTCTATCACCACATGACCGCCGCCCGCGATCCCTACCAGCAGCACGCGCTGTTCGCCTTCGCCCGGCGCGAGGACCTGGACGCCTTCGCCCTGGCGCTGCAGGCAGTGATCGAGCGCCACGACATCCTGCGCACCAGCCTGGTCTGGGACGTGCTGGAGCAGCCGCTGCAGGTGGTCTGGCGCCAGGCCCGGCTGACGGTTCAAGAATGGCAGGCCGGGCCCGGCGGCCATGTAGCGGAGCGACTGCGCGAGCACTTCGACCCGCAGCACAACCCGCTGGATATCCGCCAGGCGCCGATGCTGGCCCTGGCCTGGGCCGAGGACCGGGCCAATGGGCGCTGGATCGGCCTGCTGCGCTTCCATCACCTGGTCAACGACGCCACCAGTACCGCGGTGCTGCTGGCGGAAATCGCCGCCCATGTGCAAGGCTGGCAAGCCAGCCTGGCGCCGGCCTATGCCTACCGTGACTACGTGGCTCGCACGCGCCAGGGGCAGGCCGCCCACAAGGCGTTCTTCGAGGCCGGCCTGGGCACGGTGGACGAGCCGACCCTGGCCTTCGAACTACAGGAACGGCCCGGGGAACATCTGGACCTGCAACACGCCAGCGGCCTGCTGGAAGCCGAGCTTGGCCAGCGCCTGCGAACCCAGGTGCGCCAGCTCGGGGTCAGCGCCGCCAGCCTGTTTCACCTGGCCTGGGCCCTGGTACTGGGGCGTACCAGCGGCCGTGAGGACGTGCTCTTCGGCAGTGTATTGCTGGGCCGCCTGCAAGCCGGGGCGGGGGCCGATCGGGCCCTGGGCATGTTCATCAACACCTTGCCACTGCGCCTGGAGCTGGCGGGGCTGACGGTGGCCGAGGGGCTGGGCCAGGCCCAGCAGCGCCTCAGTGCCTTGCTCGCCCACGAGCAGGCGCCGCTGTCCCTGGCCCAGCGCTGCAGCGCGGTGGCGGCGCCGACCCCGCTGTTCAATGCCTTGCTCAACTATCGCCACAACCTCGGCGGCGACCTGTTGCAGGGTTTGCCTGGGGTCGAGTTGCTGAGCAGCGAAGAGGTGCTCAGCTACCCGCTGATGCTGGCGGTGGACGACCTGGAACCGGGTTTCCGCCTGGGCTGCCGGGCCCCGTGGCGGATCGGCGCGCAACGCCTGCTGGGCTACCTGAACACCGCTCTCGAAGCGCTGGTGCTGGCCCTGGAACAGGCGCCGCAGACGCCGTTGCACAGCCTGTCGATCCTGCCGCCGGTGGAGTCGCGCTACCTGCTGCAAACGCTCAATGCCACCCGTTCGCAATACCCGCGGGAGCTGACCCTGCATGCCCTGTTCGAGGCCCAGGTGCGGCGCACGCCCGAGGCCATTGCACTGCAGGCCGGCGCGCGGCAACTGAGCTACCGGCAGCTCAACCAGCGCGCTAACCAGCTGGCCCATTACCTGCGCGAGCAGGGTGTGGGGCCGGATGTGCGAGTCGGGCTCTGCGTGCAGCGCAGCCCGGAACTGCTGATCGGCCTGTTGGGCATCCTCAAGGCCGGCGGTGCCTATGTGCCCCTGGACCCGGACTACCCGCTGGAGCGCCTGCGCTACCTGGTGCAGGACAGCCAGCCACTGGCGGTGCTGGTGCACCAGCCGACCCGCGAGCTGCTGGGCCCGCTGCCCCTGTCGCTGATCGACTTCGACCGCAGTACCTGGGAGCAGGCGCCGCAGCATGATCCCGTGGTGGCAGGGCTGACGGTTTCGCACCTGGCCTACGTGATCTACACCTCGGGTTCCACCGGTACACCCAAGGGGGTGATGGTGGAGCACCGCGGCCTGGGCAACCTGATGCACTGGAGTTCGCAGCTGTGTGGCGAGCGGGCCCGGGGCACCCTGCTGCAAAAGGCACCGTTCAGTTTCGACGGCTCGGTCTGGGAGCTGTTCTGGCCCCTGGTCACGGGCATGCGCCTGTTGCTGGCGCGGCCCGACGGCCAGCGCGATCCGTTGTATCTGGCGCAATTGGTGCGCGAGGAGCAGGTGAGCATGATCAAGTTCGTGCCGGCCATGCTCCTGCAATTTCTGCAACTGGAAGAGGCCGGCCAGTGCCACAGCCTGACCGATGTGTTCTGCGGCGGCGGCGAGCTGACCGAGGCGATTGCCCGGCTGTTCCGCCAGCGCCTGCCCGGAGCCCGTTTGCACAACGTCTACGGCCCCACCGAGGCCACCGTGGACAGCAGCGCCTGGACCCTGGAGCCAGGGGCAGCGGTGCCGCAGGTACAACTGCCCATCGGCAAGGCCATCACCAACACCCGGCTGTATGTGCTGGATGCCCATGACCAGCCGGTGCCCCAGGGCGTCAGCGGCCAGCTGCACATTGGCGGGGTCGGGGTTGCCCGGGGTTACCTGGGCTTGCCGCAGTTGCAGGCCGAGCGCTTTATCGACAGCCCCTTCGTCGCCGGCGACCGGCTGTACCGCAGCGGTGACCGGGTGCGCTACAACGCTGACGGCGACCTGGAGTTCCTCGGACGCAACGACTTCCAGGTCAAGCTGCGGGGCCTGCGCCTGGAGCTGGGGGAAATCGAGGCGCGGCTGGCCAGCCACCCGGCCCTGCGCGAGGTGGCGGTGCTGATGCGTGGCGAGCGCCTGGTGGCCTATTTCAGCCTGCACCCCGGGGTGGCGGCGCCTGGGATCGAGGCGCTGCGGGCCCATGTCCTGGAGCGTCTGCCGGAGTACATGGTGCCGGCAGCCTATGTGCAACTGGCGGCGCTGCCCCTGAGCGCCAACGGCAAGCTGGCGCGCGATGCACTGCCGGAGCCGGGCCTGGAAGCGGTGCTGAGCCGCGATTTCGAGCCGCCCCAGGGGCCGCTTGAAACCACCCTGGCGCGGCTCTGGGCCGAGGTGCTGCAAGTGGAGCGGGTAGGGCGCCACGACCACTTCTTCGAACTGGGCGGGCATTCCCTGCTGGCGGTCAGCCTGGTGGCGCGGATGCGCCAGGAAGGCCTGCACGCCGATGCCCGCCTGTTGTTCAGCCAGCCGACCCTGGCGGCGCTGGCGGCCCATACCCTGGGCCAGTTGCAGCGCCTGGAAATCCCCGCCACCACCATCCCCCAGCTCAAGCGCCAGCGGCGTCTCTGA